In Methanosarcina siciliae T4/M, one genomic interval encodes:
- a CDS encoding DUF116 domain-containing protein → MQIPYEFLGKIFIFMLLLALLGTGLALLIGAYSFKKHRIIFPDFVLFTLYLFYSPAKWICRVFRIRDTLVDDILIDVRNAVMYDDFINVKEGRILLLPQCLRHPSCKARCDPVYGYECKRCGLCDIAKLCDAADRCNFKVFVVPGGSFVKKIFKEYRPGACLGVACYNELSENMQAVSFVPVQGVLLLKDGCFNTEANVEGIIHKMEMCNV, encoded by the coding sequence ATGCAGATTCCCTACGAATTTCTTGGAAAAATCTTCATCTTTATGCTGCTTCTGGCTCTTTTGGGCACCGGGCTTGCCCTTCTGATAGGGGCTTATTCGTTTAAAAAGCACAGAATCATTTTTCCGGACTTCGTATTATTCACATTGTATCTTTTCTATTCTCCTGCAAAATGGATCTGCAGAGTTTTCCGGATAAGGGACACCCTTGTTGATGATATACTGATTGATGTCCGGAATGCTGTTATGTATGATGATTTCATTAATGTAAAGGAGGGAAGAATTTTGCTTCTCCCGCAATGTCTGCGCCATCCCAGTTGTAAGGCTAGGTGTGATCCTGTTTATGGTTATGAGTGCAAGCGATGCGGGCTTTGCGATATTGCAAAACTCTGCGACGCTGCTGACAGGTGCAATTTTAAAGTTTTCGTCGTTCCGGGGGGGAGTTTTGTTAAAAAGATTTTCAAAGAATACAGGCCAGGGGCCTGTCTGGGGGTTGCCTGTTATAACGAACTTTCTGAGAACATGCAGGCTGTTTCATTTGTCCCTGTCCAGGGGGTTCTTCTCCTCAAGGATGGCTGCTTCAATACGGAAGCAAATGTAGAGGGAATAATCCATAAAATGGAGATGTGCAATGTATAA
- a CDS encoding geranylgeranyl reductase family protein, with amino-acid sequence MYDVIIIGGGPSGASAGRRAGKLGLNTLLLEKEEFPRYKPCGGGLSKHAISYLDFELPQDIIEWEVTGAKVFFKNQLIEAHKDYCLSVIVSRCMFDNLLLEKAKETGIEVHTGEKVLHCREMPEYVEIETNRSTYRAKFAIVAEGAHGIIKTCVRPVDTKEEYGVCVVTEIPADEKEIEERLGKAIELHFGVADGGYGWVFPHRTYYSVGIGGVVKALPHPREAMLEFLKFTGFSENCKLHGHKIPWGGLKRRVAGSRVLLSGDAAGFVDSFSGEGLAYAISSGQFAAEVIAGICQCDGKIKDLKKYENLCQAEFGTHLKYSLMFSRIMHHFPDKTFKIFTSSEKMIDKYLDVADFKINYKDYLRWSLLNFKLR; translated from the coding sequence ATGTATGACGTAATAATCATAGGTGGTGGTCCTTCCGGAGCCTCGGCCGGAAGAAGGGCAGGAAAACTTGGCCTCAATACACTGTTGCTTGAAAAAGAAGAATTCCCCAGGTACAAACCTTGCGGAGGAGGGCTCTCGAAACATGCGATTTCTTACCTTGACTTTGAGCTGCCTCAGGATATTATCGAGTGGGAGGTAACAGGAGCAAAGGTCTTTTTCAAAAATCAGCTTATCGAGGCACATAAAGATTATTGTTTATCGGTGATTGTCTCCCGGTGCATGTTTGATAATCTCCTACTTGAAAAGGCAAAGGAAACCGGGATTGAAGTCCATACCGGCGAAAAGGTTCTTCATTGCAGGGAAATGCCCGAATATGTCGAAATCGAGACTAACAGGAGCACATACAGGGCAAAGTTTGCAATTGTTGCTGAGGGGGCACATGGTATTATCAAAACCTGTGTGCGGCCTGTGGATACTAAGGAGGAATACGGAGTCTGCGTGGTCACCGAAATCCCTGCGGATGAAAAAGAAATAGAAGAGCGTCTGGGAAAAGCCATTGAACTGCATTTCGGGGTTGCAGACGGTGGTTACGGCTGGGTTTTTCCCCACAGGACTTATTATTCCGTTGGAATCGGGGGGGTTGTTAAAGCCCTTCCCCATCCCAGAGAGGCTATGCTTGAGTTCCTGAAATTCACCGGTTTTTCAGAAAACTGTAAACTGCACGGGCATAAGATTCCATGGGGAGGGCTTAAACGCAGAGTTGCAGGTTCGAGGGTTCTCTTGAGCGGGGATGCTGCAGGATTTGTAGACTCTTTTTCAGGTGAAGGTCTTGCCTATGCCATAAGTTCGGGTCAGTTTGCTGCTGAAGTGATTGCCGGAATTTGCCAGTGCGATGGAAAAATTAAGGATCTGAAAAAGTATGAGAACCTCTGTCAGGCTGAGTTTGGAACCCATCTTAAGTATTCCCTTATGTTTTCAAGGATAATGCACCATTTCCCTGATAAGACGTTTAAGATCTTCACCTCAAGCGAAAAAATGATTGATAAATACCTTGACGTTGCGGATTTCAAGATTAATTATAAGGATTATCTCCGCTGGTCCCTCTTGAATTTTAAACTCAGGTAA
- a CDS encoding DUF116 domain-containing protein: protein MYNLIGRVLFISMLVSFILSGIALLVSRWSLTRSVYLAGFFADVLDFFYLPLRQIFLKFSDTRVLDKWMASLKNRAHKSAFAKTKKRIILVPHCMRSLDCPAHSTQTGIQCKSCGKCVFTQLKKDAEKYGYKVFILTGSSYVKNILKMEAADGVLLIACDYEINKVMRALKGKKVTTYGVPMENDGCFGTVVDYQNVLGVFEDFKSFPSV, encoded by the coding sequence ATGTATAACCTTATCGGGCGTGTTCTTTTTATCTCAATGCTGGTGTCCTTTATCCTTTCAGGGATAGCTCTGCTTGTCAGCCGGTGGAGCCTTACACGCAGTGTCTATCTTGCAGGTTTTTTTGCAGATGTACTCGACTTCTTTTATCTGCCTCTTAGACAGATCTTTCTCAAGTTTTCGGATACTCGTGTTCTGGACAAGTGGATGGCATCTCTAAAAAACCGGGCTCATAAATCTGCTTTTGCAAAAACGAAAAAAAGGATCATCCTGGTTCCCCATTGCATGCGCAGCCTCGACTGCCCTGCCCACTCTACCCAGACAGGAATCCAGTGCAAGTCCTGCGGAAAATGTGTCTTTACCCAGTTAAAAAAGGATGCTGAAAAATACGGGTATAAGGTGTTTATCCTCACAGGCTCATCATATGTGAAGAATATCCTTAAAATGGAAGCTGCAGACGGGGTTCTTCTAATTGCCTGCGACTATGAAATCAACAAAGTCATGAGGGCTCTCAAAGGCAAAAAAGTGACTACCTATGGAGTTCCCATGGAAAACGATGGATGTTTCGGGACCGTAGTGGATTACCAGAATGTGCTTGGTGTTTTTGAAGATTTTAAAAGTTTTCCCTCGGTTTGA